CGCTCGTTATTCGCTCATTCATTCCAACCGTGCGATTCATTTCGCGGCGTAATGCGGCGGGGGTTGGCCGAGGGTGCTACGAGACGGCCACCGTCGAAAAGGAAGCGGATATCTGGGCACGTTTTCCCAATCTCCCTCCCGGTTGGAACGTCAAGAGCGGCTCGGAGTGGTTCACGCCTATATAAAGAGggagcgagagaaagagagaaagagagcgagaACGCAGGGGAAATGGCACGAAAGCAGGGAAACGAGGAAGCTGGAGAAACAGAGACGGAGAAGGGATTTTGAAGGAACACCAGCGGCTTATTTGACTCGTTTCATTCGCGGAGTATATATCTCGAGTTACATTTATGCCTGTGGAAAGAACGGCTTTCGAAAGGATTCGCAGAAAAGGAGCGCACAATGCCAACGAGGCGAAAGGATAAAAGCAAAATGCGCTATCCTTATAAGCTGCGGTGACCTGGTGGCCCCGTAAAACACCGAACTGACAATGAGAGGTCACCGAGGATCGACTGGAGCTGCCACTAGTTTCGCTGGAAGTGCATTTCACCCGGTGGACAGCTGATAATGCCAATGGCGACTGATACGCCAATCTGAGAATGTAATAGCACGGTTGTCGATACGCGGTTACGTCAAGCCGATCCATCCTTCCTGTTCTCGCGATCCTGATCTGGAAATGGCTGACCAGGGAATAACGCGACAGATAGTTTGTCGTTTCGAGCGCCTCGTCGCGCCAGGCCGAGAAGTCGTATCGCGTCGTTTCATTATCTCCGATCGATGGCGCACGATCCCCGAGACTTTTCTCGATACTTTTGCGATCGAAAATTATGCTCGCGAACGGTTTTTATCGACGTGGACAGATGCAGAGAGCGCGTCGAAATATCCTCTCTTTGTTATGTAAATGCTTCGCGAGTTAAtagatttatagaaatttatgaGGGGCTTAAGCGTGATCTACAGCGGCTTCGAACTCGATGAGCGTGGAACAGGATAACAGTGCTCTGTGTGTTTGCCTTTCTTTTTATCCTTCTCCCTTGGTCCTTCCTTCCTCTTACtttcgtatattttcgtttcCAAGGGAAAGATATTTTCTTACGCTTCTGGACAGTATCTGTAGATGGCAAATTTTGAGGCAACGACGCTGTTCTTCCGATGTGCGTGTAATTAAACCGGGTGGCGGTGTTCCGTCTCGCGTACCACGGATCGTAAAGCTTATCGTGCAATTTGCGTAATGTGCGTAGAAAATTCTAACGAGTAAGAGGCATAGGAGCGTGCGGTTTCTTTCAATTAATTCTGAAGCGGTGGCCACTGACGGTCGCcgactaaataaataatcgtgCATTAAACGCAGTTTTCTtgggaaaagagagaaagagaaagagagagtaaTAAAGGAGGAGAGACTCTAGAGAATAAAGACCAAAGGAGAAGCAAGATCCGACcgggaattaattaaaagagaaacaatcgttttctttttttctcaacTTCCTCGTTTATTGCATTCACAGTCACCACGCAGTCTTTAACTTAACTCGTTTCACTGTCTACCCGACTTCTTAAATTAGATACAGATTATCCTCTTGTCGAGATAGATCCAAGCTttgattatttacaaaattcagAAGAAGGCTGTTCAGCCCCGACGTGACGCTGACAAAGTCGCAGACTTTACCATCCCCGTTGCGTCATTTCGAAAATCCGTACCGAAACGACCACCCACCACCGAGGGAAGGGTGCGCCGAGAAAAAATGAAACCAACGAGTCAACCAACGGTACAAATcctcttttaatttctaacgTCCCTTCAGGGCCAGGGAAAACGCAAGGCCGGTGGTAATCCCATTTGTCTTCCAGATTCGGTCCAGCCGTTGTCAGGTACAAATGTATAGGGCGACGAACAGGTACACGCGATCGTAGATTTCTACCTGTTCCGATGGGCGGACGCCTCGAGACAGCCCCCGTGtgttctcttttccttttccgtTCGACAGCGCGTTCGGCTCCGGGGATTACTGGCAGATTTTTGTTCCCCGGATGAGAGTTTGCTACGCGAACGAAAACGGCCGCCGGGCTCCACGCAATTAGGAGGCGGGACACGTATTTCGAGAGCCGTACGATCGACGGCGAAAAAGCATTTTTCACCGGCGATCTCGCGCCGGCAATTTTTATCCGCGCGCTTTATGCGCCCTCCGTActttctttccctctctccctttttctctctctttccctttctctatctctctctctttctttctcccagTAACCACCCTCTGGCCGTAGCTGGAAAACACATAAATACAAGGGAATTATGGGACTAAATTACGCGGTACATTTGAAAGAGTGCGCGCGCGCTATGAAGTAGCTTACGACAGGCCAATCGATGGAAACCCATTTTTTCTCGACTCGTACATCATAGCCGAAATCGAAACTGACAACAAAAACCCCGTACCGCTCCGCGTATGGCGTGCAATAAATCACGGTAAAAAGAGCACACGGTCCTCTTTCTCCCCCATAGCAAGAGCCTGACGAAACCCTAGCTTCTCCGTTACCGTCTGCCTTTTTGATCTGATCTTACAAAGAGCCTCTACTCCTTCCACTTCGTTCGACGACAGACTAACAACCAAGGATCCTTCCTCTTTCTACTCATTCTGCAGGAGAATCGCCTTCCAAATACTCGAGACACGAAAATAGGACTATCGACGAGTTTCCGTACGAAGATCTTTACGAACTTTTTCCATCAGAGAGACGAATTTAGAAACATTCCTCTGCATATATTCGCTCGAATCGCGTgatataacgataaaatacTCTACCATATATATCCTGGTAAATCAGAGAAGCCTCGAAAGGAAGCGAAAGTATCTGTTTCCTGTATATTTTCTCGAACGGAAGATAACGTAGATACAAGAATAGAAAGTGGCTTCAATCACATATCATTTGATTGAATACATTTCTAACGTAATCCCGTAAGATGACTGGATCGAGGGTAATTTCAGGAAGAAAAGCAAGACCGGTATCGATGCGGCTTATCAACGGATCAGCCGCTAATGGAAACGTTCGCGGCACAAGGCGTGAATACACCGAATAAAAAGGGACCATCACAGACGGTCCCTTGTGCCCTTCGGATTTCCCTCGAACGGTCACTGGCCAAGCGGATACGTAGCTTGAGCCGAACAGCTGAAACTGAAGCGTGTCACGAAAAGTTAACACGACCGAGCGAATTCTCGTGGACGAGGACGGCCACCTGACACGAATAAAAGGAACAAAGTCGACGGAGGGGGTGCGACGCCATTGTCGCCGCACAATTCCGGGGGATCGGCCAATCAATCGACTTTCCTAATTTCCTTGTTCCACCGACAATGCGTAACCGTAGCACAAATATGTGATTCCGACGAACGTATCACCCTCCAAAGAGTAAAATTGCTTCAGATCAGACACAGAGGTTAATAACTTTTTCCACTAGGGATGAAAGGAAATTGACGAAGTAGAGCAGGCTACACGCGCTAATCGTTTAATTAGATCGCGAATGAACGGTATTATGAAAATTCCATAGAAACATGGATTGAAAGAAGTGGAACAGTAGAACATCTCGGTTTAATATACCACGAAGAAAATTAGCCATGTGTTATGGTATAGATCGTCAAGTTGCGTTAAAAGGCTAGGCGGTGGTGCTCGGTATCGGGGACATGTTAACATTAGACGTCGACGAAAGCGAATAGGTTGTCGTGTAAAATGCACGTCGAAACCTGTATTGAATTAAGAACGGCAATGACGACGCCAATGATAATCGATTGAAGGTAATGTCCGTACGCGAAACGAGCGGACGATGTAATTTTGACTGTGTTCCTTTGCACGCTGGCAGGGAGCCATCCGATAAAGGCAACTTAATTGGTAAGTGGGTGAGAATTGTTGCGGACTCGTGAACGGCCCACCACGGAGGGTGAGTTCGATCAATAGAGTTTTCTAATTGAACTCGACGACAACTGGCCCGACGATGACGACAAATTCCACGCGTAATACCGGTTCGTATACTTTTCGATCGTTCCATATGTTCCCGCAAAACCCGCCCGCCGAAGATGACCCCATTCACGGTTCGATCACAATGGTGCGAAATGTGCCGCCGTTAAATCGAGGCCATAGGTCGAGGCTCGTGTTCAATGAAACGGCTACGATCTCGTTAGTTTGTCATTTGGGtatgatatataattttagaGCATTGCCGTTAGAGAGGATATCGCTGTACTGGTACGTGTTTCAGCTTCTACGAATGGATTCGATCGTTTAAGCGCGTTCGCTATAAATCCGATCGAACCACGGACGCATAGTACAATGTACTTGAAATTCGACGAGCTTGACGGAACAACCGATTcggtataataaaaatctggCGAATGACTAAGCCGGTGAACAGTGAGATCCTTTCTTTCGAGACGATTGGTTCGAAGAGGGGCAGGAGTAGCTTAGAATCGAAGCGAACTGGAAATGAAATCGGCATACTTTGCTTGCTGGTAAACGATCGATTCAGAGAGCAAACGCTGTTCTTTTGTGAAGCAACCGCggggaaagaaaaaacgtttatcttcaaaatagaaagaaatcaTTGATCTCGGCTCGATTTTCAATCCAGAGTTCGCCTCGATTCTATACCCACTCTCGCGTTTGACTATTGTTGCCGATCTCGATTCGGATGTCCATCGTACTCCTTTCCAACgggagataaaagaaaaaactaaaGGTATTCTTAGAGAGTAAGAAGATTAAATAACGGCTCTTACCTAAATAATGGCAGTTCTACGTCCATTGATGCTGCGCCGGgggcggtggcggtggcggcAATGGCAGGGGTCTCTCCAAAACAGGAACAGGGGACACGTCTGGCATGGCAAACCTTAGCTTCTGCCAAAACAACTTGTCCCCCCACACCAGCACGGTGTGCGACGAGATTCTCTTTTTGAGATCGGCATCGAGATCTCGTGGACCCACACCGCCTACCAGCAGCACGATCACCGAGCGGCCCTTCCCTTTCAGAGCGTCCCTCAGAGCCGCTTTAAACTCGAATCTGGCCCACTCGCCGTGCAGAAAGTTCTTCGATAATACTAGGATGGTTCGTCTCGAAGAATCGGCCGCTTCCGCCACTGCATCGGCCACGTTGCTACCGGCGCTTAGATCACGGTAGTGTAAACACAGCCGGTAAGAAGTCTCCAGACCAGGTACCAGAATCGTCGAAACGAACGCCTCGTCCACGGCGGAGTAGGAGATATAGGCGTCGAAGGGTTTCTCTTGATCCTCGAAAGCCGCTGTCTTGTAACACGCTCTGAGGCCGCATCTGCTGGCAGCCCATGTCCTCAGGGTACGACGATGCCTGAATGCACCACACACCAGCGCCACCATCGCAAAAATCAGCACGACGGTGGCGAGCAGTAGCGGCAAATAAGCCTCGAGCGGTCGAGTCTCGATGACCGAGGTCGTGCCTGTTAATGCCGCGCAATTTATGACCGATCCGTTCGCCGGAAGAGTAATAGGTATACCAAGGGAACAGGTGACGCTCCTCCAGTCGCTTATCTTCGCTCTGTTACGGGACATCCACTCGCGTACCCGGTCCAAGTACGAGCACTCGCAACTCCATGGGTTGCTGGACAAGCCGATGTCGACCAAATATGGATTTTGGCCGAGCTGCCAAACAGCGAAAGTGCCAAGTCGATTGTTTTCCAATCGTAACACTTCCAGCTGACGTAGCGGAAGGAACGTTCCGTTATCTATATACGTCAGTAGATTGTTCTGTAGGTAGAGTTCCTTCAGGTTCTCCAGAGGCATCAATTCCACGCCGTTGAGCACGCTTATCTTGTTGTTCTCCAGATGAAGGACCAACAAACGCTTCAGACCACTGAAAGTATGATTGCGTATAGCGATGATGTTGCTATCGTTCGCGTACAGAATCTGCAGGTTCTTACGACCGATGAACGAGTGGGAATTCAATTCCCCGAAATTGTTTCCATCGAGGTAAACCTCGGTAGCGTCCATCGGTAATCGGCCGGGGAGGGTTTTGTAACCGGAGTTCGAGCAATCCACTACGTTCGCCGACCAGGATTGATCGTGATAGCAAGTGCAGTTTGTCGGACAAGTCATCTCGCAGTCGCAGGCGTCGAAGTCGCAGCAATGACACAGCGCGAAACAATGTGCTTTGTACGTGCAGAGGAACTGAGAGGGTTTCGCCTCGAGCAATGGTATAAACGATTTGTGACGATCGTACGGAAGCCTGCAGTACACCGACTCCAAATCCATTACCCTCGGATGTTGTCTCAGCAACAACGAATTGATTCTTTGCAACCATTCCGTTGTACAGTCGCATATGAAGGGATTGCCACCGATGTAGAACTCTGGCAATTGTCGATACGCGGGCACCTGGGTCAACTGAAACGCAGACAGATTCATCTTGACGATCTGATTCGCGTAGAGATCCACCCTGGTAAGATTCAACTTGTCGAAAAACGTCTGGGGCTCCACGGTCTGTATCAAATTGTCGTTGACGAACAGAAGCTCGATGGAGTCCGGTATCGACCTCGAATGTATCCTCGTTAGCCGGTTGAACGACACGTCGAGCGTCTGTAATCTCATGCCCTGTGGCGCGACACCGAGATCCATAATAAGATTTTTATGCAGATCCATCCACTGTAATTTCTCCGGCAGATAACTGTAATCGAACTGCACGATCATGTTGTCGGACATATTCAGCCAGAGGAGACCAGGTGCGCTGGCGAACATACCGGTCATGTCCTGCAACAAATTCGAGTCCAAACGAATCGCCTGCAACGCTGGATTCGTGGAAAACACGCCGTCCTCGACGACCTCGATCTTGTTCCGTGCCAAGTTTAATATCTGAAGAGCTGGGAGCTCAGCGAAATCCTCCATAGTGACGTTCGTGATCTCGTTTCCGATCATTCGTAATCCATACAGACTGGACATTCCACGGAAACCGGGTCTGTTCAGGCTTCTGATCTGATTTTCGCCGAGGTCCAGCGTACGCAGCATTCTCATGTCCTTCAGTGCGACCGGTATGCTGTCCAAACTGTTCCCGGATAGATTCAGGTCCTGCATACTGGAACAATTGCGAAAGGCATCCGGATGGATACCTTCGAGCTGATTAGAATCGAGCGACAGCAGAGAAAGTGCAAACAATCCGTTGAGGGAGTAAGCGTCCAGGTAAGTCAGTCGATTGAAAGCTAGATCTAGCGTGTGTAAATTACTCATGGGCGCGAACGTATCCGCTGGTATCGTTTCGATCTCGTTGTACTGCAAATTTAATATCTGAAGAGTGTAAAGATCTTTGAACAGAGCCGGGTCCAATCGACTTATTCGATTATGAGACAAATTCAGAAGAACCAGTCGAATCAAACCAGAGAACGTGGCGGAATTCAGCCAGGAGCTAGTCAACGCGTTTCTCGACAGATCCAAAGCGACAAGCTGATTCATGTCCGCGACCAGGCCCGGTGACAGCACGCTGATGGAATTGTTCTGGAGCCGCAATTCCTTCAGTGACTTGGCCGCGTCCCGAAACATTTCCGTCGGTAACGCGACGATTCTGTTTCCGGACAGGTCGAAGGTCTCGAGGGATCTGAGTCCATGAAGCGCCTCGTCTGCAACCATGGATATCGCGTTGCTCGACAAGTTGAGCACGCGGAGCCTCTTCAACGAGGAAAATCCGTAGGCAGGGAGAACCGAAATTTGATTACTCGACACATCCAACGATTGCACATCCAGAGAACAAGGGAAAGGTGACGGGGTCGATTCCTGCTGACGTCTCGGGTGTTTCTCCGCGATATCCCTGAATCCCAGTTCGTTGATATCCTTCAACATGTTCCAAGAGATGTTCAGCGTTAGGAGGTTCGATAGCGGGCAAAACAAGTGTTCCGGTATCTGCCAGATGTTGTTCCACGATAAATCAATCTTCTCAATCTGTGGCACCGAGTCGAACGCTCCGTTCTCCAGCTCCAAACTGTACTTGCTCTTTCGTCCGTTTAAGCTCCTGATCGTTAGATTGCGCAGATCCCGCAGACCGCTCAAAACTTTTGCCGGCCAATGAACCAGCTTGCATCCGGTCAACCTTAACGATCGCAATCTCCATAACTGTACGAACCCTTCCACGTTCAGTATACCATTTTCCAATGATTCTGAATCCTCGCAAACGACGTTGATCGAGGTCACGTATTCGCTAGTCGCCTGTGAAAAGTTCGTCCTGAGGGAGTCGTTCCCGGTGTAACGGTGAATGCAAGTGAGCGCGCCATCCTGTCGCGAGTCCCACGAACAATACTCCGGTAAATCGAGCCTCGGTGGCAGTTCGCTGGTCACGGCGAGCACGTGGTACACCGGCACGAGAAGATAGTAGCAGTAGGCCAATGACAGCGACACCGATCTCCCGAACCCTTCTGGACCGGAGAGCCCACGCATCTTTAGCGAACTCGTTGCCTTCCCTTGTTTTCGCTCCTCCGTCTACTTCCGGTCATCACACGCCGCTCCCCGGTAGTCCTACACGCTCCGTTATTAACGCACGTTGTCGTCGCTCGTGTACGCCCTCCAATATTTACTCCGAGTGACTGACATGTGTGTGCCCCCTCTCTCCGGTAATCGATGCCGAACTCGCTATTACTGCTCGAACGCGTCAGATCGTTTCAACTATCCCAACAATTCTTGAGTTTCGTTAATGGGAATTCAAGGGGACGAAGTTCACTGCCAGTCGACCTGTCGTCCGAATGGCGCGCCAGGTTTATGAACGATTTACAAGAGGGTGCTCTGGTACCAGTATTATCGCGTTTCACTGTAGTGTTTCCAAGTAGTTTACACTTTAAAAGAATCACACTTCACTCTGTCGGCGAATCGTTCGATCCAGCGCGCGCGCGAGTGCCCTTCATCAACCTGCCGTTATTACACGTTACGACTCGCGAGACACTCAACTTGACTGAGAAAGTCCTCGACGATGTACCAACGACAGAGTAAATCTGCGGATAATTACGCACGCGTCGAGATGCTCGGTGATTTCAGTTCGCGCATCCCGTAAACTTCGTTACCAACCCCCCCGGTATCAAAATGCTAATTGTTCACGGTGCTGACTCACCGGCGCGAATTAACCTCGTTCCCAGCGACGAGATGCTCATACTTCTGTTCGGCTATGTGAGACAACACTATGCTCGCGTTCCGCCAAAACGCTGGGTGCTCCGTAACTTTTCCAACGAATGTCCCATTCCCATTACCGTGTATCATCGATTCACGTCTCCAATATAATCGACACTTTGTTCGAGGTTGTGATTTAAATTTCGTTCACTGAAATTCCATGTATCTGTCGACGAAAAAAAACTACACGAGTTCGTGAATGAAAGGAATAAGGAAACGGACAGACTATCCACGAAGTACAATTCCTTAAACCGTGACACCCGGTACGGCGACCACCGCGCAACTGACGGTTGAGATCTCCACAGCATCTAACTCGACGCAGCGTCCACCAATCGTTCCTTCCCCCACCACTGGCGGCAGCACTAACACACCGAGGACCGGCATTCAGCGAGCACGCGCCTCCCGTCGACCGTCCATGGAGTAAGAAAGATAGTCGTGTTGCTTCGTACCCTTCTCTTCCGTCTTTTACTGACCTACGTGGAAATCGCGCGTACTTCTCTCCAACGAACACCGGTATGTTACGTAGTTACGCAGTGTATAGTATACATACGCGAACGTCCAATGCAATAGAGTAATGCATGGAAAGGGATGCTACACGCAACTTGTTTCTATCTTCTGGCCGTTTGTCCGATCGAAAGTGTTTAGTGTTCGAACTCGCGTGTGTTTCGTGCTCTCTCATCTATAAGGGCTTCGTAGCGTCCGAGACATCTTATACCTCGACATCGATGGCCATCCTCGCCTGTACGATGAAATCTTATTCTTATTGAGACGATCACCCTGGTCTACGAATGCTTGTAAAAGGTaagaatacaatatgacggaATTTTCAGTAAAATCGTAAGTCAATCGTAAAGCTGTTGCGCAGTTAACCTTCGCGAGGCACGCGTTGTGCTCTATTTTCGACGCAAGTAGATAGGTTTGTTTACTTCTCCTTGCGTTCTTGGCTGCGTTGGGTTTGggaattttttgtttgttcGAGCAACACCATGTTTTTTTGTTCGTTTACGGAGTATTCGAAATGTAACATAGCTATGCGATTGCGCACGATTCTGCGCAGGTGCAGCGTCATTTGAATTCCGTGTTGGAGATAAATGGCgaattctttccttttataatTGCTTTATTTCACTCTAATTGTAAGTGAAACATATATGAACTCGATTTtatatgattatttattattaattcaataatatgttagtaataatatatgaaagaCAGGGAAGGAGGAAGAATGAGGAAAATGAATAGCAAATAAATAGcagttatatattttatcatagaTGGCACGATTTTTcacatatttgaaatataggTATTTCAATtatctgtatatatattatcataaaattagtatcatatattattatccgTATATTATCAGATTTAATATCACTCgattgcgaatatttatggaaCTTCAGAGTTTTATGAATACgattaaatatagatatacgCGACTACAAAAAATTTGTCTAcagatgaaaatgaaatatagagACTAACAAAAATAcgcttcattggaaaataatggTATTTACAAAAACCTTCTGTAGCcacaatatttaattcttcaaATATAACGAGTACTGTacgttacatattttttacattctaCCATGCTATACATATAAATCTtcaataaatgcataaacattcacaGTCTGGACATTAACAAAGccatatatattcataataatttcaatttatctgGACAAGAAAAGAAGCGACTTCGCGGTTGGGGCGGTAACTTGCGCGAAGAGAGCCACGAACCGGTCTCTCGTCTCCGCTTGTCGCTCTCGTTTCTCTATCGCGATCCACGTGATATTCAGAGCACCACCCTTGTCCATGGACTGCTCATAAAAAGGtttcgatcaatttttaaGTGGTCGGTTGTCCGGCGtgcttttctgtttctttttctacgCGGTTAAGGATGGCCGAGGGGCAGTCCACAAGGAAAAGGGAGAGTTGAATATTCTGTATGTTCGAGGGTGGGCACGTATTTATACGCGCGGCGATCTTCGCAGACTATCGAGATGTTCGATTTGTGTGTAACACGACGAACTGACTCCGCAGGATCGGATCCTTGATACGCTTTGAATAAGCCTCGCTGATTCATTCTTGTCCACCCGTCGAGAGACTTTCGACTTGATCGATGATGATCCCGCATGATTTGTATTATGTTCCCTGTCGCGATGAATTGAATTTCGGGGAATCTGCGCGCGCACAAATTCGTTCCTTGCGGCTCATAGAGCGGAGGATAAGCGGTTTCGAAAGGAGCGAAGATTAAACCGCGGTTATAGTCGCGGTTCGATT
Above is a genomic segment from Bombus fervidus isolate BK054 chromosome 4, iyBomFerv1, whole genome shotgun sequence containing:
- the Toll-6 gene encoding toll-like receptor 6 codes for the protein MRGLSGPEGFGRSVSLSLAYCYYLLVPVYHVLAVTSELPPRLDLPEYCSWDSRQDGALTCIHRYTGNDSLRTNFSQATSEYVTSINVVCEDSESLENGILNVEGFVQLWRLRSLRLTGCKLVHWPAKVLSGLRDLRNLTIRSLNGRKSKYSLELENGAFDSVPQIEKIDLSWNNIWQIPEHLFCPLSNLLTLNISWNMLKDINELGFRDIAEKHPRRQQESTPSPFPCSLDVQSLDVSSNQISVLPAYGFSSLKRLRVLNLSSNAISMVADEALHGLRSLETFDLSGNRIVALPTEMFRDAAKSLKELRLQNNSISVLSPGLVADMNQLVALDLSRNALTSSWLNSATFSGLIRLVLLNLSHNRISRLDPALFKDLYTLQILNLQYNEIETIPADTFAPMSNLHTLDLAFNRLTYLDAYSLNGLFALSLLSLDSNQLEGIHPDAFRNCSSMQDLNLSGNSLDSIPVALKDMRMLRTLDLGENQIRSLNRPGFRGMSSLYGLRMIGNEITNVTMEDFAELPALQILNLARNKIEVVEDGVFSTNPALQAIRLDSNLLQDMTGMFASAPGLLWLNMSDNMIVQFDYSYLPEKLQWMDLHKNLIMDLGVAPQGMRLQTLDVSFNRLTRIHSRSIPDSIELLFVNDNLIQTVEPQTFFDKLNLTRVDLYANQIVKMNLSAFQLTQVPAYRQLPEFYIGGNPFICDCTTEWLQRINSLLLRQHPRVMDLESVYCRLPYDRHKSFIPLLEAKPSQFLCTYKAHCFALCHCCDFDACDCEMTCPTNCTCYHDQSWSANVVDCSNSGYKTLPGRLPMDATEVYLDGNNFGELNSHSFIGRKNLQILYANDSNIIAIRNHTFSGLKRLLVLHLENNKISVLNGVELMPLENLKELYLQNNLLTYIDNGTFLPLRQLEVLRLENNRLGTFAVWQLGQNPYLVDIGLSSNPWSCECSYLDRVREWMSRNRAKISDWRSVTCSLGIPITLPANGSVINCAALTGTTSVIETRPLEAYLPLLLATVVLIFAMVALVCGAFRHRRTLRTWAASRCGLRACYKTAAFEDQEKPFDAYISYSAVDEAFVSTILVPGLETSYRLCLHYRDLSAGSNVADAVAEAADSSRRTILVLSKNFLHGEWARFEFKAALRDALKGKGRSVIVLLVGGVGPRDLDADLKKRISSHTVLVWGDKLFWQKLRFAMPDVSPVPVLERPLPLPPPPPPPAQHQWT